The nucleotide sequence GGTCTTTTCAATGGCCAGCGTGACGCTGTGCGCCAATATGCGGAAACGCTGGTGCGTGACCGGGGCCAAAACCGGCAAGCCGCAATCCAGCAGTTTGAAAACGCCCTGAAGCCAACGCTCTCTCCAATTCAGTTTGAGCAGTACATGGCATACAGAGAGTATGTAATGACCGGGAAAGGAGCGCGTCCTGCAGCAACGAAGGGGCCACGTACACAGGCAGAAGCTGCTGGTGCTATTGCGACTCGCATTGAAAAGGGTCTTGGCGGTCTTTTCAATGGCCAGCGTGACGCTGTGCGCCAGTATGCGGAAACGCTGGTGCGTGATCGGGAGCAAAACCAGGAAGCCGCAATCCAGCAGTTTGAAAATGCCCTCAAGCCAGTGCTTTCACCGATTCAGTTTGAGAAATATCAGGCTAACCGTGACTTTTACCTTACCGGCCGCGGCCAGAAGGGCAAATAGCAATAATTGTATGCACTGAGTAAACTAACACGGGGTAGCATTCTGCTACCCCGTGTTAGTTTAAAGTCAGAACAGCTTTCTCAAACGACGTATCATATCGTTACGTGCGTAGGTGTATTGGTACCAGCGACCGTGCACCCGGCGCCACCGGGTGTAGAACCGACCTCCTGGCCGTGGCCTGCTGCCCTCGTTGGTCAGCACAGCCGTGAGTTGCGCGACGCCGACCTGCTCAATTGTAACGGGGGCCGCCTCCACGTCGACGTGCACATGGCGCGCTTGCTGGTGGAGTGTGGTGAGGTCAGACCCTCTCTGTTTGACGTAGGCCGGCGCGCTGCAGGCGGTGGCCAGCCACAAGCCGATGCCGCCGAAAAGCAGCAACATAAGGTTTCTCATACGACTGGGGTTTAGGTTGGGATTGTGTGAAACAAGAGCCCAAAACTCACGCCCAGCAGTGCCGGCGAAAAGGACAGGAAATTACGCGAACAGGTATTTGGCCACGGTGCTCGGTGAGAGCCCCAGCGCTGTGGCGATGGCCCGGTTGGAAATGCCGGTGGCCTTGAGCCGCAGCACATGGGCCTGCTTCTCGTTGTCAACACCCGGCCGGCCCAGCTGCTTGCCCTTGGCCACGGCCTTGGCCAGTCCGGCCTTGGTCCGCTCGCCCAGTCGCACCCGCTCCTGCTTGGCAATGGTAGCCAGGATGCTGATGATAGCCTCCTTGAACATGCCGGTCGAGTCCAGGTACTGCTCGGAGTAGCTCTTGAACTGCACGCCCGCGTGCGAGAGCCGCTGCAGGTGGTTAAGCGTTTCGATGACGCCTTCGCGGCTGAAGCGGTCCAGGGCCCAGAACAGCACCACGTCGAAGCGGCGCTGGTGGGCATCGGTAAAGAGCTGCTGAAACTGCGGCCGCTCGGCCTTGCCGCCCGACTCGGTATCGAGGTACTCCTTATATACCGTGTAGCCCAGCCGCTCGGCGAAGGCTCGCAGCTCACGCAGCTGGTTCTCGTTGTCTTGGCCCTTGTCGCGAGTGCTCACGCGGGCATAGATGGCAGCTTTCATGCTGAAAAAGCAGTAGTCTAGGTGGACTCATTTGCAATCAAGAAGGCAGAGGTAATGTCCCAGCCACGTCCCGTATACCTACCTCATGCGACTCATTATCGTGCGGCGGCCAGCCAAAACGAACCGCCCGTCACGCTGGTGGCATAAGAATAGGTTTTGGGAAGATGAATACTGCAACCGCTTACGAGGTGCACAGCCTATTGAGTTAGAAACCGCTAATTTTCACGAATTAAGAATACTGGACTATATGATGTAAATTTAAGTATATATTGAAGGCAGTAATAGTTGTACTCCTAACTACTAGTCCCATGCTAAAACTATTTTCGTATCCCCTCCTTTTCCTGGCGCTCTTCACATCCTGCCAAAAGGAGACTGATGGCATGCAACCGGAAGCGCCAGTTGCCAACCCACTTTCTGCCTTCCTACGCGTTGCGCAATCAAGCCCGGCAGCAGATGAATATATCTCAGGTGAATTTGATGGCATACCACTAAACTGTGCCACAGATAAATGGCCGAGCGTATCGAGCACGTTCTATATTAACAATGCACAAAGTTCAGAGTCGGGCCAACTCATCAGACAGAATCCGAATGCAGACGTTCAGGTTAATATCAGCTTTGTTAATACTGGGATATTTCAGAAAGCGATGCCAGCTTCTTGGCCATATGCTAATCATGCCGTTTGTGAGGCAATCACCGTCTCAATTTGGTCGTTAGGCCCCAACAATGAGCCTCTGTCGCTTTTCAAAGGAGGGACTGGCTACGGTAAACCGCTTAAAGTAGAGATTACAAGTACCGCGAATGGAATGGTGGAGGGCACCTTTTCAGGTAGATTGTATCAGGTCGTCGACGGCCAGTCTCTTATGAAGTTTTTCCTCGTCAAGAATGGCAAGTTCAGAATCCAAACCAGAACAGTGTTCATTTGAGGGACTTGCCTTAGTTAAAAGCCCAGCCCACCCGGCTGGGCTTTTTTGCGGCCAAGATGTTGCGTAGCGTTAACCTAGATAAGTGGTTAATTAGGTGTCCAAAAAAGGGTAGTATAAACGGCCCCGAAAAACCGTGTTTTCGGAGCCGTGAAGGCGGGTGTAAAACGTGTCCAGAAATCGACCGTTTTTTGGAGACCACCGAGTTTACGAAACTCATCTACTTGGCACGTTTCGTAAACCTTGATTCGTAGACGGGTTCCTTAAACTCCCTAGGTGCTACAGCGGCCTTCTTTTCCGTGCTGATTGAGTAGTTTAGTAAACCGAGGGTTTGATTGCATTCGGCTAAAAAACAACATGAGCGCCATTCTTGCTCGTTGCTTTGTCGAAGCGACCAACCGCGAAGAAGTCGAGGCATCTTCGTGCTACGCTCAGCGGCCGATGCGTACCAGTTGGCCGGCCTGGTAGCGGTAGCAGCCCGGGGGAACCATGGTCATGGGCACGGTGCGCAGTGTTTGGGCCGTTCGCTCCGCACCCAAGCGCTCCACTACCCGCACTGGCCCGACGCGGATGGTACCGCTCTGGACTTGAATAGTTTGTTCGCGCCGCTCTTCACCAGCCGCGTCGTCGTCAAATTCGCCTTCGCTTCGGCGGCCATAGCTGGTATTGGTCCAGCTGGTTTCGCTTTTCAACAGCAGGCGCGGCTGCGGCTCGAGCGTCAGCAGCTCCACGAACTGGTAGTCCACCTGTCCGCCCCAAAAGCGCTGCGCTCCCGCCGCCTGGACCAGCAACCCCAGCGGCTGCCCGGGACCGAGCCCCACCGTGTCCACGGTCAATTGGTCGTGGGCGCGAAATTCCGCCCCCACCGGTTCTAGTTGCGTGCTCACCCACTGGCTCGTATCGGCGCCGGAATGAAAGTAGAAGCGCGGCATCTGCTCAACGCCCTGACCGACCCAGACGCGCCGCGTCACTTCCGGGTAGGCCTCGACGCCGAGGTCGGTTAGCCGCGGGGTGGTCAACGACGAGACCGGGAGGGGCCGCCCGCCCCAATAGGCCCGCAGAGAGTCAGCCACAAGCGGCATCGACAGGTCAGACCGATCGGCAACCAAGTCGTCGGAACCGGCAACACTAGTTGGCGCGGCGCGCCTGAAAGCGGCGCTGACGCTCGCTCGTGGGGGCGCTGCCACGGTCGCCGGGGCAGGAGCAGGAACGGCTGCCGGTGCGCTCGTTTCTGGGGTAGCCGTCGGGCCGCAGGCGGCAGTGCCTAGTACGCCCAGGAGCAGCAGTTGAGGCAGGATACGCATAGTAATAAGCAAAGTAACAGACGGAGTAGAGAAGTCAAGTTTGCTTCTTTTGCAGTCGTGCAACAGCATTCCCCAGCAGCCCTACGGTCGAATACGTGCTACAGGCCATGGAGCGAATTCACAGGCTGGCACGGCAACTCGTCCTTTCCACAAGTCAGGCAGTTCAAATAAACGGTGGGATTCCTTAGTGTACTATATTATCCGTTTTCTAAGAGCACTACTTAACGCGGAGAGCATCAAAAAGGGTGGAGTAGTCAGATACGTGGCTACGGGCAAGGGTTGCAGGTATGAGGGTATTCGTCCTGCTTGTGCCTGCAGTGATTGGAGCATGAAGGTGCCCCGCCCTTTTTAATGCTCTCTAAAATCAACTACTATATGTGAGCGCCCGGGGCTAGGCTGGTATTAACCTCCATTCGCTGCCGAGCGTAGAGGACAGAAATTCGCCGCTTCGCAATAAGCTACTCACGCTCTTGCCCCTCGACGTAGCCTTTCGCCGCACATCCACACGCTCACTGCGCAAGCATTTGTCAAGCGGTTGGGGCTCAGCCATTATCCACTGTTTTTCTATTATGACCATGAAATGCTCTTCTTTTTTGACAGTTGGAGCACTACTCCTCACTGCTTTGCACCTGCAGGCCCAGCCGTCGCCGGAACTGACCATGGAAATCTACAACAGCAATATCCAGGTCATTACCAGCGGGATTATCAATAAGTCGATGCTGGACAAAGCCATGGAGCGCAACGGCAATGCCATCGGCACCCGGAGCAAGGCTAGTGCCAACACCCGCTCGACGAGCACCACAGGTAGCACCGCTTACACCTCTACACCCAGCCTGCGCCAGCAAACGGTGCAGAGCTACGTCAGCCGCCTGAAAAGCAGCGACCCGGGAGGCGCGCAGGTGGTGAATACGGCCTTCGGTCCCGGTAAGTACGACTATGGGCAGGTATACCGCACCATTCTTGCTGGCACCGGCTTGCGCGACAATGATGCCGCCGACGCGCTAGCGGCGTATATGCTGATGGGCTACGCCATCGTGCATAACATACAGGATGGCAGGGCGATTACGGTGCCGATGGCCCGTAGCGTGCGGGCGCAGGTAGCGCCACTGCTGGCGGTCAACACCCTAGCCCGCAACCGCGCCGCGCAGGTGGGCGAGGAAATGAAGCTGCAAACCGTCATCGTGCAGGGGGGCTGGCAGTCGGCTCTGAAGCAAGGCAAGCTGCCAGCCTACCAGCAAGGCATCGGAAACCTGTTCAAGACGCAATACGGCCTGGATTTACGTGCGCTGAAATTGACCAGCCAGGGGTTTGCCCAGCGGTAGCCTCGGCCGGGCTGCTTCTTTACCGAACCACTCAGCCTGACCATCCTGGGGCTCTATGGCTATTGGCTGATACTATAAACGGCATGTTCAAAACACCTCATGCAAACGCCCCCGAAAAACCGTGTTTTCGGGGGCGTTTGCGTGGGTAGCAAACCCGTTCAGAATTGAGTTCTAATCTGAACAGGGAAGGCTACCGCTAGAATTGCACTTCGGTAAAAATGCCGTCTGTAATCGTTGAGTAGGGACCAGGGATGGAACTGCTGTTCGCCTTTACCTGCCCGGTGAAACTACCGGAAAACTTTCCTTCACTTGTTTCCATCAGCGTGAAGCTCTTACCCGCAAAATTGTAAGGTGAGGCGTTGCCACCGCTGTAGACCGATAGCCGGCTGAGCAGGTAGGTATTGGCCGGGGAGCCGGGTACTTTATACAGGTGTAGAACCAACCGCTGAACTGCGCCAGCCGGCCTAGGGGGCGCTAGGTTAAGGTCAAGAAAATCGTAGGCGTTAGAGCCAATACTGCCCGCGCTGCGCGTCACTTTCGCCTGGCAGCTGATGGCAACCCCATCCAGCGCAAAGCTGCCGGTATTAGGGGCGGGGGATACGTCCTCCTTCTTGGAGCAGGCCAGGCAGCTCATCAGCAAAGCGGTGGCCACGAAGGGAGTAGTGAATAAGCGTACGCTCATAACGAGTTGGGTTACTAGCTGCTGGCAAGCAGCCCTTATGAATTGGTAGGAATTAGCCGCATAAAGTGCAGGCGCGCTTAAACAAGACGCTGATTTGCAGTTTACAAAAACTAGGCCGAACGCCCCGGCTTACCGGATTTCAGCCGCCTTCCGGGTTTGCTCCCGCTCCTCGAGCGTTTGCTCCAGCGGCTGCACCTCCAAGTACACGGCCAGTTCCCGCTGCCACTGCTCGACGCCCTGCAGGCGCGAGTCGAGCCGGCCGAGCACCTGCACCAGCAGCTGGTCGGCGCCGGCGCCGGTGGTCGCGGCCACGCTGGCCGGCGCCACGTCGGCCGAGGTGGGCCCGCCGTCGAGGTAGCCGCGCAGCCGCTTCTGCTCCAGAAACTCCTCGATGCGCACCACCTGCGGATCGGCCCGCATCCACTCGGGTATCACGTACTCGTTCTCGTGCACCACGCCGGCCACCGCGTAGCCTTCGGCATCGAGCAGCTTCCCGTTAGCTCCGATCTGGAACCCAGACAGGGCCAGCGGCGACTCGGCCGCGGCGGCCGTGCCGGTGGCGCCGCCCTTGCGGAACCCGATGCCCATGATTTTGGCGGCCGCCACACCGGCACCCACCGTCGAGGCGATGTTGGCCCCCACGGTGTAGGCCACGCCCAGCGGCACGGTGAACGGCGGGGCCGAGGCCGAGATCTTCGCGCCGGCCTCGGCGTTGGCCGCCCACTGCTTGGGTACGCTCATGGCAATTTCGGCCAGCGCCAGGCTCTTCTGCAGCGCCATGGCCGCTTTATAGAAGAGGGACTTCTTATTTAGGTTGGAGAGAACCAGGTTCATCTCCTCCGACTCCATCAGCCGGCGGGCCTGACTGATGGCCTGCTCTACCTGGGCCGTCGATTTTTGCCTGGCCGTATACTCAGCCTGACCCTGGTTCTTTTCGGCCAGCAGTTTCTTGTACTCGTCGGACTCCTCGCCGCTTTTCTGCTTGACCAGCTCCAGCTCCCGCTCCATCGCGGCCTGCTTGACGGCAAACACCGCGTCCTGGTAGGCCTGCTCGCTGAGCACGCCCTCGGCCAGCTGCAGTTCCAGCTCGGAGAGGCGCACGCCCTTGTCCGCCTCGGTCTGGGCAATCTGCTTGTCGAGAGTCTCCTGCCGGCGCTTCTCGTCCTCCTCCTCAAACTTACCCTGTAGCTCGCGCAAACTCAGGTCGCGCTCGGCCACGATGGCTTTCACCTGGTCGGAGTAGTCGAGTTCCAGCCCGGTCAGCTTATTGACTTGGGCCGTGGCGGCCTCGAAGAGCTTCTGGCGCTGCTGCTCGCGCCGCTGCTGCTCGTCGTTGTAGCTGCTCACATCGCGGGCCGCCCGGAGCATATCCCGACTATCGAGCACCACCAGCTCGTCCTGCACAAACCGTTTCAGGTCGTTGAGGCGCTCCTGGTCGGCTTTGTCCTGCGCCGCTTTCCTTTCCTTCCGCTCTTTCTCGCGGGCGGCCTGAGCGTCTTTGGCCGCTTTGTCGCGTTGCTCCTGGGTGGTGCCGTCGCCGCCGGCGCCGGGCCTGGTGCCTGGCTCCCCGCCCGAAACCTTGGCAGTGGCCGTTGCTGCGGGCCGGCCGGCCCGGGCGGCGTCGAAGGCGTTGAGGTAGGCGCGGCCGGCGGCCCCGCCGATGGTGGCCAGCTCCTGGCCGGCGGCGGTGAAATCACCGCGCAGCACGGCCCGCCAGGCCTTGCCCACCTGCCCGAAGCTGGCCTGCGCGGCCGCGCTGAAGCCTTCGAAGAACGCCGGCGAGTCGCGCAGCATGTCGAACAGCAGCCGCAGCGGGGCAATCATGACCAGCACGGCCGCCTTGGCCGGCTCCGACTGCTTCACCCACTCGATCAGCCCCTTGGCCATCTGACCGAAGCCTTCGTACACCAGGCGCGTGGGCGTGAACAGCAGGCGCAGCACCGTGCCTAGCCCGTTGGCAATGTCCCTGGCCAGGCTGCCTTCCTTGCTCACGAAGCCCATGCTCTCGCCCAACTCCAGCAGCTCCTGCCAGATCTGCTGAATCGGCGCGTAGAGTTCCCGGAACGTAGCCCCCAGCGACACCAGCAGCGTGTAGAGAAACGTCATGCCCTCGTTGGCCAGCACCTGCAGGCTGTTGCCGGTGCCCTCGAACTGCTTGGCCAGCTCGTTCTGCGCGCCGGCCAGCTCCTTCTGCGAGGCGAGCAGCGCCTGCTGCTGCTGCACGTAGGGGTTGGTGGAGTCCACCAGCTCGTCCACGCCCTTGGTCACGTTCTTCAGCGACTGGATATAGGCCAGGCCCGCGTCCTCGCCCGGCCCGCCGAACACGTCGGCAATGACGGTTTGCAGCTGGTTGGCGGGAATTTTCGTCTCGTCCATCTGCTGGGCCACGCGCTGCAGGGCCTGGGCCGAAGTGATGCTGCCGTCGTTAATGCCCTTGAATAGCTTATGGGTGAACTCCGTACCAAAGGCCGCCTCCATGGCGTCACTGGTCGACTTGGTCTGCTCACTGATGCGCAGGCCGAACTCCTTGATCAGGTCGGCACCCTTGTCGCTGAACACGCCGGTGGTGATGGACTGCGAAATCATCCCGACCGCCTCGTTGGCGCTCAGACCCACCGCCTTGAACTGGGGGCCGTACTCCTTTACTTGGTCGAGGAACTCGCCCGACGCATCAGCGCCGGCAATGAAGCCCTGCTCAATCAGCCGCAGCGACTCCTGCTGGCTGATGCCCATCTGCTTGCTGAGCGCGTTGCTGGCCACCAGCACCTCGTTGTATTCCTTGCCGAAGGCCTGCGACACGGCCCGCACCCCCACCGTGAGCTGATCCAGCTCCGCACCACTGGCCCCGGTGAGCGAGTTGATGTCGGCGCGCATCTTGCCCAACTCCTTGGTGGTGGCAATCACCTCCGCCCCCAGCTCCTTGATCATATCCAGGGCGGCCTCGGCCGTGACGGCCACGCCGGCGAAGGCCAGCGCGTCCTTGAAGGTGAGGCCCTGGTCGGTGGCCTCCCCCATTTCCTTTTTTACGCCCTCGATGCGCTCCTGCAGGGCCCGGTAATCGGCTAGCAGTTTGGCCCGGCCGGGGTCGTCGCCACTCAGCTCGTGCAGCTCCCGCTCCAGCTGGGTGGCGGCCGCCTTCATCTGGTTGAAGGTGGCCTCTACTTTCTGGCCGTT is from Hymenobacter yonginensis and encodes:
- a CDS encoding recombinase family protein is translated as MKAAIYARVSTRDKGQDNENQLRELRAFAERLGYTVYKEYLDTESGGKAERPQFQQLFTDAHQRRFDVVLFWALDRFSREGVIETLNHLQRLSHAGVQFKSYSEQYLDSTGMFKEAIISILATIAKQERVRLGERTKAGLAKAVAKGKQLGRPGVDNEKQAHVLRLKATGISNRAIATALGLSPSTVAKYLFA
- a CDS encoding phage tail tape measure protein produces the protein MAENSEERKVRIVVDAMQATASAKEMGAGLAVLKNQLDKMAEDDPNRAKLQDDFARLNQRLTATRAEMRTVIQTEEELAAAHSKLVAENREVVLNGQKVEATFNQMKAAATQLERELHELSGDDPGRAKLLADYRALQERIEGVKKEMGEATDQGLTFKDALAFAGVAVTAEAALDMIKELGAEVIATTKELGKMRADINSLTGASGAELDQLTVGVRAVSQAFGKEYNEVLVASNALSKQMGISQQESLRLIEQGFIAGADASGEFLDQVKEYGPQFKAVGLSANEAVGMISQSITTGVFSDKGADLIKEFGLRISEQTKSTSDAMEAAFGTEFTHKLFKGINDGSITSAQALQRVAQQMDETKIPANQLQTVIADVFGGPGEDAGLAYIQSLKNVTKGVDELVDSTNPYVQQQQALLASQKELAGAQNELAKQFEGTGNSLQVLANEGMTFLYTLLVSLGATFRELYAPIQQIWQELLELGESMGFVSKEGSLARDIANGLGTVLRLLFTPTRLVYEGFGQMAKGLIEWVKQSEPAKAAVLVMIAPLRLLFDMLRDSPAFFEGFSAAAQASFGQVGKAWRAVLRGDFTAAGQELATIGGAAGRAYLNAFDAARAGRPAATATAKVSGGEPGTRPGAGGDGTTQEQRDKAAKDAQAAREKERKERKAAQDKADQERLNDLKRFVQDELVVLDSRDMLRAARDVSSYNDEQQRREQQRQKLFEAATAQVNKLTGLELDYSDQVKAIVAERDLSLRELQGKFEEEDEKRRQETLDKQIAQTEADKGVRLSELELQLAEGVLSEQAYQDAVFAVKQAAMERELELVKQKSGEESDEYKKLLAEKNQGQAEYTARQKSTAQVEQAISQARRLMESEEMNLVLSNLNKKSLFYKAAMALQKSLALAEIAMSVPKQWAANAEAGAKISASAPPFTVPLGVAYTVGANIASTVGAGVAAAKIMGIGFRKGGATGTAAAAESPLALSGFQIGANGKLLDAEGYAVAGVVHENEYVIPEWMRADPQVVRIEEFLEQKRLRGYLDGGPTSADVAPASVAATTGAGADQLLVQVLGRLDSRLQGVEQWQRELAVYLEVQPLEQTLEEREQTRKAAEIR